In a single window of the Orbaceae bacterium lpD04 genome:
- a CDS encoding FtsX-like permease family protein gives MTKHSLSYLLIIRLALKDLYYDKKVSFCICALIISVITPLLLLFSLKFGVVSQLRHQLMNDPQNLEIKVVGNLQLNDAIFTWIQAQPETAFVIPLTRSLNTQADLMAGRNLFVNNAEMIPTANGDPITKGLPSITMPDQVIISGLTAEKLSAKVGDVIKLVITRQLDGKIEKGLTALTVIGILPEQRYSRAAVFVSLDLLITTEDFYDGYLSDTFLTGTGKTVAPKHSDFARARIYAKSLENVASLAFKLRSQNIETRTQATAIENMQAIDRVLGFIFSVIAVTSILGCILAFVGTFWVNIERKRKDIAFMRLLGLGPLSIIGFLIIQSVVLSCIAFIISCLLFLIGNYAFNVVLGDNLVSQPMVSQLQLYHFGIAFITTLLISLLVVGIGGVRAVKIEPAESLREV, from the coding sequence AAGTCTCATTTTGTATCTGTGCTTTGATTATCTCTGTTATCACGCCATTATTACTACTATTTAGCCTAAAATTTGGTGTCGTATCACAGTTACGGCATCAGTTGATGAACGATCCTCAAAATCTTGAAATTAAAGTTGTAGGTAATTTACAGCTTAATGATGCGATCTTTACTTGGATACAAGCGCAGCCAGAAACGGCATTTGTGATCCCCCTAACTCGTTCTTTAAATACACAAGCGGATTTGATGGCAGGCCGTAATTTATTTGTTAATAATGCCGAAATGATCCCAACAGCTAACGGCGATCCAATCACAAAGGGACTACCGTCTATTACTATGCCTGATCAAGTCATTATTAGTGGGCTTACAGCTGAAAAGCTAAGTGCTAAAGTCGGTGACGTTATCAAGTTAGTGATTACTCGCCAATTAGATGGAAAAATTGAGAAGGGATTAACAGCGCTAACCGTAATAGGTATTCTACCAGAGCAGCGTTATAGTCGCGCTGCCGTTTTTGTTTCCCTTGATTTATTAATTACAACAGAAGATTTTTATGATGGCTATCTTAGTGATACCTTTTTAACAGGTACGGGAAAGACGGTAGCACCAAAGCACTCAGATTTTGCTAGAGCAAGAATTTATGCAAAATCACTTGAAAATGTTGCGAGCCTTGCATTTAAACTTCGATCTCAAAATATTGAAACGCGAACGCAGGCTACGGCCATTGAAAACATGCAAGCTATCGATCGGGTCTTAGGATTTATTTTTAGTGTTATTGCTGTCACATCGATTTTAGGATGTATCTTAGCTTTTGTCGGGACTTTTTGGGTTAATATAGAGCGTAAGCGTAAGGATATTGCATTTATGCGATTACTTGGCTTGGGGCCTTTATCGATTATTGGTTTTTTGATCATACAATCGGTAGTACTTAGCTGCATTGCCTTCATTATTTCATGTTTACTATTTTTGATAGGTAATTATGCTTTCAATGTCGTATTAGGCGATAATCTCGTTTCACAACCGATGGTAAGTCAATTACAGCTATATCATTTTGGTATTGCTTTTATTACAACATTACTTATTTCGTTACTCGTTGTTGGTATAGGAGGAGTGCGTGCAGTTAAAATCGAACCCGCAGAAAGCTTGCGAGAAGTTTAA
- a CDS encoding SUMF1/EgtB/PvdO family nonheme iron enzyme translates to MQLKSNPQKACEKFKKIIKRSAVFYSALILCINVANAAAWDIKFFNPKPLADDVILPMPCDGSFVMRKIYTPTAKPLDDIKIILGNDNKELGFAEYATPNYIAGSFIDTTDARYYLLGKYEISQLQYQSVMNDKCPTPKLSLLMPITGISWFDAVSFSNKYTQWLLKHHPKVIPHYNQVPGYLRLPTNNEWEYALRGGVNVSESEFREQRFPMQKGSIEQYAWFSGAKSANGKLQLIGRLEPNPLGLHDMLGNASEMMFDSFKMNKLDRYHGQQGAMTVRGGSYLTSESQLASSLRLEKPYYDSNTGLAYQSKDLGFRLALTSEVIASNTQIQALDKEWLALGNTSGNDNNVVGELEKITDKVNDEKTKKELNQLNNLLRSANQARDEQRDRSIQSALQLGAFLCANVSDLQSKFEYNNNLYSLMTSDICDMAEADSLDESNICSLAKLNNLKSTVAESEAARDFILKYYADTIVNTSSNYAKNNIDDQVITTTFILDKNGKANIADYLKLHIKHINTYFKTGKVDRSIWLQQCNDIKNK, encoded by the coding sequence GTGCAGTTAAAATCGAACCCGCAGAAAGCTTGCGAGAAGTTTAAGAAAATAATAAAACGAAGTGCGGTTTTTTATTCGGCTCTAATTTTATGCATCAACGTTGCAAATGCTGCCGCATGGGACATTAAATTTTTTAATCCAAAGCCATTAGCTGATGATGTCATTTTGCCAATGCCTTGTGACGGCAGCTTTGTGATGCGTAAAATATATACCCCAACTGCAAAACCACTTGATGATATTAAAATTATACTCGGTAACGATAATAAAGAGCTTGGATTTGCTGAATATGCAACACCTAATTATATTGCTGGTAGCTTTATTGATACTACCGATGCTCGTTATTATTTATTAGGTAAATATGAGATATCTCAATTGCAATATCAATCGGTCATGAATGATAAGTGCCCGACACCTAAATTATCTCTTTTGATGCCAATTACTGGAATAAGTTGGTTTGACGCTGTGAGTTTTTCAAATAAATACACACAATGGCTACTAAAACATCATCCTAAAGTGATACCTCATTATAATCAGGTTCCTGGCTATTTACGCTTACCTACTAATAATGAGTGGGAATATGCGCTTCGCGGTGGCGTAAATGTGAGTGAGTCAGAATTTAGAGAACAGCGATTTCCGATGCAAAAGGGCTCAATTGAACAGTATGCTTGGTTTTCTGGCGCTAAATCTGCTAATGGTAAATTACAATTAATTGGACGATTAGAACCAAATCCTTTAGGGCTTCATGATATGTTAGGTAATGCTAGCGAAATGATGTTTGATTCTTTCAAAATGAATAAACTCGATCGTTATCATGGGCAACAAGGGGCAATGACGGTTAGAGGCGGAAGTTATTTAACCTCTGAATCTCAGCTGGCTTCTTCACTACGTTTAGAAAAACCTTATTATGATAGTAATACCGGGCTTGCTTATCAAAGCAAAGATTTAGGCTTTCGTCTTGCACTTACATCCGAGGTGATAGCATCTAATACTCAAATTCAAGCGCTAGATAAAGAATGGCTAGCACTAGGTAATACATCAGGCAATGATAATAATGTGGTTGGCGAATTAGAAAAAATCACCGATAAAGTCAATGATGAAAAAACCAAGAAAGAGTTAAATCAATTAAATAACTTACTTCGTAGTGCAAACCAAGCTCGTGATGAACAGCGAGATCGCTCCATTCAATCTGCATTACAGTTAGGTGCTTTTTTATGTGCTAACGTATCTGATCTACAGAGTAAATTTGAGTATAATAATAATTTGTACTCATTAATGACTAGCGATATTTGTGATATGGCTGAAGCCGATTCACTTGATGAGTCAAATATATGTTCTTTAGCTAAATTAAATAATCTTAAATCGACGGTTGCGGAGTCAGAAGCTGCTCGTGATTTTATCTTAAAATATTACGCAGATACAATTGTTAATACTTCATCTAACTACGCCAAAAATAATATCGATGATCAAGTGATCACAACAACTTTCATATTAGATAAAAATGGCAAAGCGAATATCGCCGATTATTTAAAATTACATATTAAGCATATTAATACTTATTTTAAAACAGGTAAGGTTGATCGCAGTATTTGGTTGCAGCAATGTAATGATATAAAAAATAAATAA
- a CDS encoding NAD(P)H-dependent oxidoreductase, protein MSGILILNSMKAFAHSEGHLNTTLADIAQQYLTNKGNEVKVTIIDNGYDVEQEVQKYQWADIIIYQMPAWWMGEPWIMKKYIDEVFTQGHTRLYASDGRTRSDASKKYGSGGLLQGKKYLLSVTWNAPIEAFSEPDQFFEGKGVDMVYFHFHKANEFLGLTALPTFLCTDVIKNPNVEHDIERYKAHLNHII, encoded by the coding sequence ATGAGTGGTATTTTAATTTTAAATTCAATGAAAGCGTTTGCCCATTCTGAGGGACATTTAAATACTACATTAGCAGATATAGCTCAGCAATATCTTACAAATAAAGGTAATGAGGTAAAAGTTACCATTATTGATAATGGCTATGATGTTGAACAAGAAGTTCAAAAGTATCAATGGGCTGATATTATTATTTATCAAATGCCCGCTTGGTGGATGGGGGAGCCTTGGATTATGAAAAAATATATCGATGAGGTCTTTACCCAAGGACATACTCGCCTTTATGCTAGTGATGGTAGAACTCGCTCTGATGCGAGTAAAAAGTATGGTTCTGGTGGGTTATTACAAGGTAAAAAATACCTGTTATCCGTAACTTGGAATGCACCTATTGAGGCATTTTCAGAGCCGGATCAGTTTTTTGAAGGTAAAGGCGTTGACATGGTTTACTTTCACTTCCATAAGGCTAATGAATTTTTAGGGTTAACCGCCTTGCCGACATTTTTATGTACTGATGTGATTAAAAACCCAAATGTTGAACACGATATTGAACGCTATAAAGCACATTTAAATCATATTATTTAA
- a CDS encoding urease subunit gamma: MQLTPREIEKLMVYTLADVAERRRARGVKLNYPEAVAIITVTALEGARDGDTVEDVMKKASTVLTKKDVMDGVDDLIPNVQVEAIFTDGTRLVTVHNPIK, encoded by the coding sequence ATGCAATTAACCCCAAGGGAAATTGAAAAATTAATGGTTTACACTCTCGCAGATGTGGCAGAAAGACGTCGCGCACGCGGTGTGAAATTGAATTATCCTGAAGCCGTCGCCATTATTACCGTAACAGCATTAGAAGGTGCTCGAGATGGTGACACGGTTGAAGATGTTATGAAAAAAGCCTCTACTGTTTTAACTAAAAAGGATGTGATGGATGGGGTTGATGATTTAATTCCAAATGTGCAAGTTGAGGCTATTTTTACTGATGGCACTCGGCTTGTTACCGTTCATAATCCGATTAAATAA
- a CDS encoding urease subunit beta: MSNTKTDVKAPIPLGGVILADAPIEFNTDKSETKLKVRNTGDRPVQIGSHFHFFEVNHALEFDRFAAYGKRLNIASTTAIRFEPGDEIEVSLIPYGGKQTVYGFNNLIDGWAGDNVAATDRPAKTIALNQAIARGFKHKK, translated from the coding sequence ATGAGTAACACGAAAACTGATGTAAAAGCACCAATACCATTAGGCGGCGTTATTTTAGCTGATGCACCAATTGAATTTAATACCGACAAATCTGAAACCAAACTTAAAGTCCGCAATACAGGCGATCGGCCAGTACAAATAGGTTCCCACTTTCACTTCTTTGAAGTTAATCACGCTCTAGAATTTGATCGCTTTGCCGCTTATGGTAAACGTTTAAATATCGCCTCGACAACCGCAATACGTTTTGAACCCGGCGATGAAATTGAAGTCTCACTCATTCCTTATGGCGGTAAGCAAACTGTTTATGGATTTAATAACCTTATTGATGGGTGGGCGGGCGATAACGTTGCAGCCACTGACCGCCCAGCAAAGACAATTGCGCTCAATCAAGCAATTGCACGTGGTTTTAAACATAAAAAATAG
- a CDS encoding urease subunit alpha, which yields MPQISRQEYNGLFGPTVGDKIRLGDTNLYVEIEKDLRGYGEESVYGGGKSLRDGMGANNTLTSDNGVLDLVITNVTIVDACLGVIKADVGIKDGKIVGVGKSGNPNLQDNITPGMVVGVATDAISGEHLILTAAGIDSHIHLISPQQAYAALSNGVTTFFGGGIGPTDGTNGTTVTAGPWNMRAMLRAIEGLPINVGLLGKGNSYARGPLIEQLVAGAAGLKVHEDWGATGNAIRHALRIADEFDIQVAVHTDSLNEGGYVEDTIEAFEGRTIHTFHTEGAGGGHAPDIIKVVSQPNVLPSSTNPTLPFGINSQAELFDMIMVCHNLNPNVPSDVSFAESRVRPETIAAENVLHDMGAISMFSSDSQAMGRVGENWLRIVQTANAMKAARGKLPEDAAGNDNFRVLRYVAKITINPAIAQGISHVLGSIEVGKMADLVLWEPRFFGAKPKMVIKGGMINWAAMGDPNASLPTPQPVFYRPMFGAMGKTVNDTSVTFVSQVALDDGIKEKAGLERQVIAVNNCRAIGKRDLVRNSNTPNIEVDPETFAVKVNGEHATCQPIVEASMNQRYFFS from the coding sequence ATGCCACAGATTTCCAGACAAGAGTATAACGGTTTATTCGGTCCAACCGTCGGCGATAAAATTCGGCTAGGCGATACTAATTTATATGTTGAAATAGAAAAAGATTTACGTGGTTACGGGGAAGAATCGGTTTATGGTGGTGGTAAATCCTTACGTGATGGTATGGGAGCAAATAATACCTTAACAAGCGATAACGGTGTACTTGATTTAGTTATCACAAATGTCACTATTGTTGATGCATGTTTAGGTGTAATTAAGGCTGACGTTGGGATCAAAGATGGCAAAATTGTAGGTGTTGGTAAAAGCGGTAACCCTAACCTTCAAGATAATATTACTCCCGGTATGGTTGTTGGCGTTGCAACAGATGCCATTTCAGGTGAACATTTAATTCTAACTGCGGCTGGCATTGATAGCCATATTCATTTAATTTCTCCACAGCAGGCATATGCCGCATTATCAAATGGGGTCACCACTTTTTTTGGTGGCGGGATAGGGCCAACAGATGGGACAAATGGTACAACAGTAACCGCTGGCCCATGGAATATGCGTGCAATGTTACGTGCCATTGAAGGTTTACCAATTAATGTTGGGCTTTTAGGTAAAGGTAACTCTTATGCTAGGGGGCCCTTAATTGAGCAGTTAGTTGCAGGCGCGGCCGGTTTAAAGGTTCATGAGGACTGGGGCGCAACAGGTAACGCCATTCGCCATGCACTGCGCATTGCTGATGAATTTGATATTCAAGTTGCGGTCCATACTGATAGCTTGAATGAAGGGGGATATGTTGAAGATACGATTGAGGCTTTTGAGGGCAGGACGATTCATACCTTCCATACTGAAGGCGCGGGCGGTGGCCATGCTCCGGATATTATAAAAGTTGTCAGTCAGCCTAATGTTTTACCGAGTTCGACAAATCCAACATTACCATTTGGTATTAATAGCCAAGCTGAATTATTTGATATGATTATGGTATGCCATAATTTAAATCCTAATGTGCCATCAGATGTCTCTTTTGCTGAAAGCCGAGTACGTCCTGAGACAATTGCCGCAGAAAATGTATTACATGATATGGGCGCTATTTCGATGTTTTCCAGTGACTCCCAAGCAATGGGGCGAGTAGGCGAAAACTGGCTACGTATTGTGCAAACAGCTAACGCAATGAAAGCTGCTCGAGGTAAGTTACCTGAAGACGCTGCAGGCAATGATAATTTCCGCGTTCTACGCTATGTTGCGAAAATCACGATTAACCCAGCTATTGCACAAGGTATAAGTCATGTCTTGGGCTCTATTGAGGTAGGTAAAATGGCTGATCTGGTTCTTTGGGAGCCACGTTTTTTTGGTGCTAAACCAAAAATGGTGATCAAAGGTGGCATGATTAACTGGGCTGCTATGGGAGATCCTAATGCATCATTACCAACGCCACAACCCGTCTTCTATCGGCCGATGTTTGGGGCGATGGGTAAAACAGTCAATGATACGAGTGTTACCTTTGTTTCTCAAGTGGCATTAGACGATGGTATCAAAGAAAAAGCAGGTTTAGAACGTCAAGTTATTGCGGTAAATAATTGCCGAGCAATTGGTAAACGCGATCTGGTGCGCAATAGTAACACGCCAAATATTGAAGTTGATCCTGAAACATTTGCCGTAAAAGTAAATGGTGAGCATGCAACATGTCAGCCAATTGTTGAGGCATCAATGAATCAACGTTATTTCTTTAGTTAA
- a CDS encoding urease accessory protein UreF, producing MNASDLIKIMQFGDSALPIGAFTFSNGVESAIQKGIVHDKHTLKSFVATSLNVAANSDCIAVVAAHRAATAQDHDALVKIDWAVHNRKLNEEARLMTTRMGKKLAEISVHIFESQLITWWLTQIKNDSSPGTQPVAQAIVMAEQGIEEQDVVVMHQYGIAMTILSAAMRLMRITHYETQQILFELNDDIQTYCDIAASGNIEHMASYVPVIDVLAALHTKSFVRLFMN from the coding sequence ATGAATGCATCTGACCTAATTAAGATTATGCAATTTGGTGACTCAGCCTTACCAATAGGGGCATTTACTTTTTCAAATGGTGTTGAGTCTGCGATCCAAAAGGGCATTGTACATGATAAACATACATTAAAATCATTTGTTGCCACATCTCTTAACGTTGCGGCAAATTCAGATTGTATTGCCGTTGTTGCAGCGCACCGCGCTGCAACTGCTCAAGATCATGATGCATTAGTGAAAATAGACTGGGCGGTGCATAACCGCAAGCTTAATGAAGAAGCTCGCCTAATGACGACTCGGATGGGGAAAAAATTAGCCGAAATTTCAGTACATATTTTTGAAAGTCAGCTAATTACATGGTGGCTTACACAAATAAAGAATGATTCATCGCCCGGTACTCAGCCAGTAGCTCAAGCCATTGTAATGGCTGAGCAAGGAATTGAGGAGCAAGATGTGGTTGTGATGCATCAATACGGGATCGCCATGACAATTTTAAGCGCTGCAATGAGGTTAATGAGAATTACACATTACGAGACGCAGCAAATTTTGTTTGAATTAAATGATGATATTCAAACATATTGTGACATTGCCGCAAGTGGTAATATTGAGCATATGGCTTCTTATGTACCGGTGATTGATGTTTTAGCTGCGCTACATACAAAATCATTTGTTCGCTTATTTATGAACTAA
- the ureG gene encoding urease accessory protein UreG produces MKKMTRIGIGGPVGSGKTAIIEVITPILIERGIKPLIITNDIVTTEDAKQVKRTLKGILDEDKILGVETGACPHTAVREDPSMNIAAVEDMEARFPDSDVIMIESGGDNLTLTFSPALADFYIYVIDVAEGEKIPRKNGPGLVQADILVINKIDLAPYVGASLDVMEHDTKVVRGDRPYVMTNCKTGQGVIELVDMIMDKFLFTHQATKA; encoded by the coding sequence ATGAAAAAAATGACTCGAATCGGTATTGGTGGGCCTGTTGGTTCAGGTAAAACAGCAATTATTGAAGTAATTACTCCAATCTTAATTGAACGCGGGATCAAGCCACTAATCATTACTAATGATATAGTCACTACTGAAGATGCTAAGCAAGTAAAACGAACATTAAAAGGCATTTTAGATGAGGATAAGATTTTAGGTGTTGAAACCGGCGCATGCCCTCATACTGCCGTTCGTGAAGATCCGAGTATGAATATCGCAGCCGTTGAAGATATGGAGGCGCGTTTCCCTGATAGTGACGTAATTATGATTGAAAGTGGTGGGGATAATTTGACGTTAACATTTAGCCCTGCACTGGCTGATTTTTACATCTATGTTATTGATGTTGCTGAAGGTGAAAAAATTCCACGTAAGAACGGCCCAGGATTAGTACAAGCTGATATTTTAGTCATTAATAAAATCGATTTAGCTCCTTATGTTGGCGCAAGCCTTGATGTGATGGAACATGATACAAAAGTAGTTAGGGGTGATCGTCCATACGTTATGACTAATTGTAAAACTGGCCAAGGAGTTATTGAACTCGTTGATATGATAATGGATAAATTTCTTTTTACTCATCAAGCAACAAAGGCTTGA
- a CDS encoding urease accessory protein UreD — protein MTKLRAEIANTPTRLKAHKLGDDAPELANYQDEPKQMQSGAIGKSGYLKLRFASGEYRSELVEMERRVPSLVQKALYWDEFMPQLPCVTMISTSGSLLQGDRQALDLIVEKGACAHVTTQSATKVHMMEANYATQFQNIIVEENGYLEYLPDPIIPHRNSRFITDTHITIHPSATMIYSEILMSGRKYHHLDEQFGFDIFSSLIRAESSSNKALFVEKYILEPKKNQLNLAAVMGAFDTFGNVILLTPKKYHSPILERLDAIYDLTNDIAFGATQLPNDAGIIFKVLGINSPKVKDAVRYFWQIAREEIKGVSLQKPFLWR, from the coding sequence ATGACTAAATTACGGGCTGAAATTGCAAATACCCCAACACGCTTAAAGGCTCATAAATTAGGCGATGATGCCCCCGAACTTGCAAACTATCAAGATGAACCTAAGCAAATGCAAAGTGGCGCTATTGGTAAAAGTGGTTACTTAAAATTAAGGTTTGCTAGTGGTGAATATCGTAGTGAACTCGTTGAAATGGAGCGCCGAGTACCTTCGCTAGTACAAAAAGCATTATATTGGGATGAATTCATGCCACAATTACCTTGCGTAACTATGATTTCAACCTCTGGAAGCTTGTTACAAGGTGATCGCCAGGCGCTTGATTTAATCGTTGAAAAAGGTGCTTGTGCCCATGTGACAACGCAATCTGCAACCAAAGTTCATATGATGGAAGCGAATTATGCGACCCAATTTCAAAATATTATCGTTGAGGAAAATGGCTATTTAGAATATTTACCCGATCCAATAATTCCTCACCGTAACTCACGATTTATTACCGATACTCACATTACTATTCACCCAAGTGCTACGATGATTTATTCTGAAATACTTATGTCCGGTCGTAAGTATCATCACCTTGATGAACAATTTGGTTTTGATATTTTTTCATCACTCATTAGAGCTGAGTCATCTTCTAATAAAGCGTTATTTGTCGAAAAATATATTTTAGAACCCAAAAAAAATCAATTAAATCTAGCCGCCGTTATGGGCGCGTTTGATACATTTGGTAATGTAATTTTATTAACACCGAAAAAATATCATAGTCCTATTTTAGAACGCCTAGATGCCATTTATGATCTCACAAATGACATTGCTTTTGGTGCAACGCAATTACCTAATGACGCTGGGATCATCTTTAAGGTATTAGGGATTAATAGCCCAAAAGTAAAAGATGCCGTGAGATATTTTTGGCAAATAGCGCGCGAAGAAATAAAAGGGGTCTCATTACAAAAGCCATTTCTATGGCGCTAA
- the yut gene encoding urea transporter, producing MMETSITNKSAWARFVDKNIFIQFFDVTLRGCAQVMFQNNPLTGLLFFIAIFTGAFLEKIPEVAFGCLLGTVIATLTAYISKLDIDSLRSGLYGYNGCLVGVALPAFLENTPFTWLSVILGSIVSVIATISLMDFLRSWKVSALTAPFVLVSWTILLASYSFLGIKGVSLPEPTLPHQYIEPIGHHPSIDLVVVVFRGVSEVFLLNSVIVGVIFTIGLAVSSIWAAIFAILGSLLAFSIASLLKADIASIHAGLYSFSAVLTAIALGSTFNKPSWRGLIYAVIGIIFTVFVQGALDVVLKPFGIPTLTMPFVLASWLFLIPNQDIMPNHRR from the coding sequence ATGATGGAAACCTCAATAACAAACAAGTCTGCTTGGGCGCGATTCGTTGATAAAAATATTTTTATACAATTTTTTGATGTAACGTTACGTGGCTGTGCACAAGTTATGTTTCAAAATAACCCATTAACAGGATTACTCTTTTTTATTGCTATTTTTACCGGTGCTTTTCTTGAAAAAATACCCGAGGTTGCTTTTGGCTGCTTATTAGGGACGGTAATTGCGACATTGACCGCTTATATTAGTAAATTAGATATAGATTCATTGCGTTCAGGGCTTTATGGTTATAATGGCTGTTTAGTTGGTGTTGCGCTTCCTGCTTTTTTAGAAAATACACCGTTTACGTGGTTATCGGTTATTTTAGGTAGTATTGTATCGGTTATTGCAACGATCTCTTTAATGGATTTTTTAAGAAGTTGGAAAGTATCGGCATTAACCGCCCCTTTTGTATTAGTATCATGGACCATTTTATTAGCGAGCTACAGTTTTTTAGGTATTAAAGGTGTGTCTTTACCAGAGCCAACACTTCCTCATCAGTACATTGAGCCTATTGGCCATCATCCATCAATTGATCTTGTTGTTGTGGTATTTCGAGGGGTATCAGAGGTCTTTTTATTAAATAGTGTGATCGTTGGCGTTATATTTACTATCGGTTTAGCCGTTAGCTCTATTTGGGCTGCCATTTTTGCTATATTAGGTTCACTTTTAGCTTTTAGCATCGCGTCATTATTAAAAGCTGATATCGCAAGTATTCATGCCGGGCTATATTCTTTTAGTGCGGTATTAACAGCAATAGCATTAGGCTCGACATTTAATAAACCTAGTTGGCGAGGATTAATTTATGCCGTTATCGGTATTATTTTTACCGTTTTTGTGCAAGGCGCTTTAGATGTTGTTTTGAAGCCTTTTGGTATTCCAACATTGACTATGCCATTTGTTTTAGCATCATGGTTATTTTTAATACCTAACCAAGATATTATGCCTAACCACCGCCGATAA
- a CDS encoding ABC transporter permease, with the protein MTYNPNRAFIKLIISLFCLVILGSYGFWLSHIDVTLNLLDRRQGPSLGHLFGTDNLGRDLWQLVFQGLSTSLQIGLIASLSSGLIALIMTGLSSFNKAMDYLVRGIIDSLLALPHLLLLILICFTLGGGKAGVIWAVALTHWPKLTLILRSELLRVQQADYIMLSRRIGDGAFYRCWHHYIPMILSQWIVGTLLMFPHAILHSAALSFLGFGLSPHDASLGILLSDALRYLNTGAWWLAVFPGLALMGLVLLFDQFAKAIQQLSLKDSSS; encoded by the coding sequence ATGACTTATAATCCTAACCGAGCATTCATCAAATTAATTATCTCACTATTTTGTCTTGTGATATTAGGAAGCTATGGTTTTTGGCTTTCTCACATCGATGTTACGCTCAATTTACTTGATAGGCGTCAAGGCCCATCACTAGGGCATTTGTTTGGCACTGATAACTTAGGCCGTGATTTATGGCAACTGGTGTTTCAAGGCCTAAGTACTAGCTTACAAATTGGTCTAATTGCATCACTATCAAGCGGCCTTATTGCGCTTATTATGACCGGCTTATCATCGTTTAATAAAGCGATGGACTACCTTGTTCGTGGCATTATTGACTCGTTATTAGCATTACCACATCTATTATTGTTGATACTCATTTGTTTCACGCTAGGGGGCGGCAAAGCAGGCGTGATTTGGGCGGTAGCATTAACTCATTGGCCAAAACTAACGCTGATATTACGTTCTGAGCTGCTAAGAGTACAACAGGCGGACTATATTATGTTATCACGCCGCATTGGTGATGGTGCTTTTTATCGGTGCTGGCACCACTATATACCAATGATTCTTTCACAATGGATTGTCGGTACGTTATTAATGTTCCCCCATGCGATTTTACACAGTGCTGCATTAAGTTTTCTGGGTTTTGGCCTATCGCCTCATGACGCATCATTAGGCATTTTATTATCTGATGCACTGCGTTATCTCAATACTGGGGCATGGTGGCTTGCCGTATTCCCTGGCCTTGCATTAATGGGACTTGTTTTATTGTTTGACCAATTTGCCAAAGCCATACAACAATTATCGCTGAAAGACTCATCGTCTTAA